Below is a window of Pseudomonadota bacterium DNA.
GAGTTCTTCGACCGCGCCGTCGCCGAGGCGCTCGCGCTGATCCGGTTGACGCGCGGCGGCGCCCTCGTGCTGTCGACCTCGACCCGCGGCATGCACGCCCTGCACCGGGGCTTCGCAGGAGAGGTGCCCGGGCCGCTCTACGTGCAGGGGGACGCGCCGAAGTCGAGCCTGCTCGAGCGGTTCACGGAGGATCCGGCGTCGGTGCTCGTCGCGACGACCAGCTTCTGGCAGGGCGTCGACATCGCCGGCGACGCGCTGCGCCTCGTCGTCATCGACAAGCTCCCGTTCGCCCCGCCCCAGGATCCGATCACGGACGCGCGCATCCGGCGGATCGAGGACGCGGCGGGCTCGCCGTTCACCGACTACCAGCTCCCGCAGGCGGCGCTCGCGCTCAAGCAGGGCTTCGGGCGGCTGATCCGGACGCGCCACGACCGCGGCATCGTCGCCGTCCTGGACACGCGGTTGTGGACGAAAGCGTACGGGCGGGTCTTCTTCGGCTCGC
It encodes the following:
- a CDS encoding ATP-dependent DNA helicase produces the protein DETIEHAAGRCHDARGDLAEILEGRDRGGAAVRWVETKARSNAVGASPIDVAEPFREGVLFRIPSAVLTSATLSTGGDFKFLRSRLGIDFDADELSCPTPFDFGRQARLYVPRDLPDPRDEEFFDRAVAEALALIRLTRGGALVLSTSTRGMHALHRGFAGEVPGPLYVQGDAPKSSLLERFTEDPASVLVATTSFWQGVDIAGDALRLVVIDKLPFAPPQDPITDARIRRIEDAAGSPFTDYQLPQAALALKQGFGRLIRTRHDRGIVAVLDTRLWTKAYGRVFFGSLPPCPVATTLGELSAWWRGGTEEEALG